The Candidatus Latescibacterota bacterium DNA segment GACAGAAATCAGAAGAATAAGCAGGATCAGGATAAGCGAGATCGCGGCGGGCCTGTCATCACGAAACCCACACCGAGCGAAAGTTCCAGACAGGCTGGCCCCGGATGATCTTTCATCCCACGCATTCTGTGCCTGAGGCTGCCGCATCACTTCCCTCCCCTCATGGTACTTGCGCTATCAACTGTCAGCCCGGATGCTCCGCCCCTGTCCCGGAATGAAGTTCCCTTCTTCAGAACTCTCGGATCTATGATCATGTTGATCAGGTCTCCAGCCAGATTGAAAAGGATTATCAGCATCGAAGAGATAACGACTATTCCAAGGACCCTGGCATTATCCTGCCGCTGGAGCCCTTCGTAGAACAATCTCCCGATACCAGGCCAGGAAAAGACGGTCTCGGTGATCACCGCTCCCGTGAACAGGGTCGGCAGTTGCATGACCATGACCGAGACAGCCGGCAGGATAGCATTCCGCATGGAGTGTTTAAATACTATCCTCCATTCACCCAGGCCTTTTGCCCTCGCCGTCCTGATAAAGTCTCCCCTTCCTGCATCGAGCAACCCCGCCCTTATGTACCTTCCCCATGAAGCGGCATATGTCATGGACAGCAGGAGCGCGGGCAGGATGATATGCATGAGCCGGCCCCCGGTATCTCCGGCTCCTCCTGACAGTCTTCCTCCTGCCGGGAAAATACCCAGTTTGAGGGAAAAAATGAAAAGCGCCATAAGGCCGGTCCAGAATACTGGGACCGACATCCCGGCAATAGACGTTATCGAGAATATCTGGTCGATCAGTCTTCCTCTATAGACAGCCGACAGGACACCCACGGCAAAACCGACCAGTATAGCCAGGATATAGGCCGTGGCCATAAGCTCAAGAGTCGCGGGAAGTCTTTCGATGATCATCATGGAAACACTCCTGCCAGTCACCTGACTCCTGCCAAGATCGAAACGGAGAAACACCTGTCTGAACCAGCACAGATACTGAACCGGCAGCGATCGGTCCAGGCCGTAATTCTCTCTGATCCTGGCCAGGTCGTCCCCGCTGACCTTGGGATTGGAGG contains these protein-coding regions:
- a CDS encoding ABC transporter permease, which translates into the protein MSMMILKRIAWTIPLVICVSMIVFSMMHLTPGGPVGTLASNPKVSGDDLARIRENYGLDRSLPVQYLCWFRQVFLRFDLGRSQVTGRSVSMMIIERLPATLELMATAYILAILVGFAVGVLSAVYRGRLIDQIFSITSIAGMSVPVFWTGLMALFIFSLKLGIFPAGGRLSGGAGDTGGRLMHIILPALLLSMTYAASWGRYIRAGLLDAGRGDFIRTARAKGLGEWRIVFKHSMRNAILPAVSVMVMQLPTLFTGAVITETVFSWPGIGRLFYEGLQRQDNARVLGIVVISSMLIILFNLAGDLINMIIDPRVLKKGTSFRDRGGASGLTVDSASTMRGGK